The window TCGGCAAATCATTATTTTTCTTAAGGTATTTTCTACCAACAAGTATTGCCATGCGATACTTCTATATATTTTATTTAAAAGCATATATATCAAATAGTTAAAAGAATAATCAATAATAATTATACCAGTTTCCTTTTGTACCTTTGATTGTATTTATTAGTAAGATCATCAAAAGAGCGAAGCCTCATAATATTCCCCGGGAAAAATTCATGTACATATATCACGATTAAAAGAGTCGTAGCTCTACTTTTTGGGACACGATTTATTTACCTATAATTGGAAACATCAATAGCAAAACAATTACCTTCTTTTAAATAGATCTACATATAATATGGCCGCATCTTCAAAAAAAGTTATCTATGCAGCTCTAATTGGCAATGGGCTCATAGCCATCACAAAATTTATTGCCTCCGTTTTTACTGGCAGTTCTGCTATGATGTCGGAAGGAATCCACTCTTTGGTAGACACTGGAAACCAAGTATTACTTCTGCTTGGACTCAAAAAGGCTAAAAAACCAGCGGATAAAGACTATCCTTTTGGACACGGCAAAGAAATCTACTTTTGGAGCTTTATAGTTGCGATTATGATTTTTGCTGTTGGAGCCGGTATCTCGATCTATGAAGGTATTCATAACTTGATGGATCCCCACCCTGTTCAAAACCCCTTAATAAATTATATAGTTTTAGGATTAGCGATGATATTTGAAGGCTTTGCCTGGTATTTTGCCTGGAAAGAGTTTGATAAAGTGAGTGGTGATCGGGGCTATTTTGAGACGGTACGTAAAGAAAAAAATCCTACCTTTTTTGTCGTGCTATTTGAAGACTCAGCCGCTATATTAGGATTACTTGTTGCCTTTATTGGTATTGCTCTGGGACAATGGACTGGCCTCTATATATTTGATGGTATTGCTTCCATTATTATTGGAATAATATTAGGAGTTACTGCTGCGTGGCTGGCATATGAGACAAAAGGATTGCTTATTGGAGAAAGTGCTGATCCAAAAATTATTAATAGCATTGCTGGTATGGCTTCAAATCACGCTGCTATATCTA of the Fodinibius sp. Rm-B-1B1-1 genome contains:
- a CDS encoding cation diffusion facilitator family transporter, encoding MAASSKKVIYAALIGNGLIAITKFIASVFTGSSAMMSEGIHSLVDTGNQVLLLLGLKKAKKPADKDYPFGHGKEIYFWSFIVAIMIFAVGAGISIYEGIHNLMDPHPVQNPLINYIVLGLAMIFEGFAWYFAWKEFDKVSGDRGYFETVRKEKNPTFFVVLFEDSAAILGLLVAFIGIALGQWTGLYIFDGIASIIIGIILGVTAAWLAYETKGLLIGESADPKIINSIAGMASNHAAISNVNEVLTLHMGPNYILVNLSVNFKDSLEVASIEQDISKLTDQIKEKHPLVKRVFIEAEE